From Cellulophaga lytica DSM 7489, a single genomic window includes:
- a CDS encoding TIGR04282 family arsenosugar biosynthesis glycosyltransferase: protein MRLQRNKTVLLVFSLSAKIEAERKPLFGAKKQKVSTQFFDLLIKNTLEVANKSNVDVVWLDETQQKGNTFAERYANAYKSLYAQGYTNVISIGNDTPNLTANHIQQAVDAMATKKVVFGPSKDGGIYLFGVHKSIFNEDAFKNLPWLTSKLSKKIHTLAIAKNVPFTVLETLKDLDTTASVICYAYENPNSVLGSFILFHTNIKSKSTLKTSNNLVALFYTSSVSRRGPPRL, encoded by the coding sequence ATGAGATTACAGAGGAACAAAACTGTTTTATTAGTTTTTTCCCTTTCCGCTAAAATAGAAGCAGAAAGGAAACCTTTGTTTGGTGCTAAAAAGCAAAAGGTTTCTACACAGTTTTTTGACCTATTAATTAAGAACACATTAGAGGTTGCAAATAAAAGTAATGTAGACGTTGTTTGGTTAGATGAAACTCAGCAAAAAGGAAACACTTTTGCAGAGCGTTATGCTAATGCCTATAAAAGTCTTTATGCGCAAGGGTATACCAATGTAATTTCTATTGGTAATGACACACCAAATTTAACAGCTAATCATATACAACAAGCTGTAGATGCAATGGCTACTAAAAAGGTAGTTTTTGGCCCGTCTAAAGATGGTGGTATATATTTGTTTGGGGTTCATAAAAGTATTTTTAATGAAGATGCTTTTAAAAACTTACCTTGGTTAACTTCTAAATTATCTAAAAAAATACATACTTTGGCTATTGCCAAAAATGTGCCTTTTACGGTTTTAGAAACACTTAAAGATTTAGATACTACTGCTTCAGTAATTTGTTATGCATATGAAAATCCCAATTCGGTTTTAGGTAGTTTTATTCTTTTTCATACAAATATAAAATCTAAAAGCACTTTAAAAACAAGTAACAATTTAGTTGCGTTGTTTTATACTTCTTCGGTTTCTCGTAGAGGACCTCCAAGGTTATAA